In the genome of Cellvibrio sp. KY-YJ-3, one region contains:
- a CDS encoding YebC/PmpR family DNA-binding transcriptional regulator yields MAGHSKWANMKHRKARQDAKRTKIFTKIIRELTVAAKGGANPADNPRLRAAVEKAYLNNLKKDVVERAIARGAGTNESDAYEELTYEGYGVNGVAFIVECMTDNRNRTAGDVRHAFDKKGGNLGTSGSVAYLFARKGQISFEPGINEDALMEAALEAGADDVVINDDGSADVMTAFEDFFRVKDALASAGLTPVSAEITQIPSLTVNLDKEAAEKILALIDALEDLDDVQNVYTNADIAEEIMEQIG; encoded by the coding sequence ATGGCCGGACATTCCAAATGGGCAAACATGAAACACCGCAAGGCGCGTCAGGACGCCAAGCGTACAAAAATATTCACCAAAATTATCCGCGAATTAACCGTCGCTGCCAAAGGTGGAGCGAATCCCGCCGACAACCCGCGCCTGCGCGCGGCGGTTGAAAAAGCTTACTTAAACAATCTCAAAAAAGACGTGGTCGAACGCGCTATAGCCCGCGGTGCCGGCACCAACGAATCCGATGCTTACGAAGAGCTGACTTATGAAGGCTACGGTGTAAACGGTGTCGCCTTTATCGTTGAGTGCATGACTGATAATCGCAACCGTACCGCAGGTGATGTTCGTCATGCGTTTGACAAAAAGGGCGGCAATCTCGGCACTAGCGGTTCTGTTGCCTACCTATTTGCGCGCAAAGGCCAAATCAGTTTTGAGCCCGGTATCAACGAAGACGCTTTGATGGAAGCTGCACTCGAAGCGGGTGCTGATGATGTGGTGATTAATGATGACGGCTCGGCCGATGTGATGACAGCCTTCGAGGATTTTTTCCGCGTAAAAGATGCGCTCGCCAGCGCTGGGTTAACCCCAGTCTCGGCTGAAATTACCCAGATTCCCTCGCTCACAGTCAATCTCGACAAAGAGGCCGCCGAAAAAATTCTTGCCTTGATTGACGCACTCGAAGATTTGGATGATGTGCAAAACGTCTATACCAATGCGGATATTGCCGAAGAAATTATGGAGCAGATTGGTTAA
- a CDS encoding helix-turn-helix domain-containing protein, with protein MKINHKLLRRQREQRAWTQNQLAEVASLSMRTVQRIERNGIAAKESAMALASALDMDLADLLIQSNSSSTRHTSNSRWWGLVGILTSLIVSLGWWSTAAAEQVMINLSVKAESGASTEGEMQFLNELGAQSEVRFNQQFRLLLTAVRHNQGLLLSTEIYDFIDGDYLLISSPSILIADNELAAIHVDTHSSGRLQLSFKSDF; from the coding sequence ATGAAAATCAATCATAAGTTACTCCGTCGGCAGCGCGAACAGCGTGCCTGGACTCAAAATCAGCTCGCCGAAGTTGCCAGCTTGAGTATGCGTACAGTGCAACGCATAGAGCGCAATGGTATTGCAGCCAAAGAGTCTGCCATGGCGTTGGCGAGTGCATTGGATATGGACTTGGCCGACTTATTAATACAATCAAATTCAAGCTCCACTCGGCACACCAGTAATAGCCGCTGGTGGGGGTTGGTGGGAATTCTTACCTCATTAATCGTTTCTCTGGGGTGGTGGTCAACAGCAGCAGCTGAACAGGTGATGATTAATTTATCGGTAAAGGCAGAATCTGGTGCCAGTACCGAGGGTGAAATGCAATTCCTGAATGAGCTGGGGGCGCAGAGCGAGGTAAGGTTTAATCAGCAATTTCGCTTGCTTTTAACAGCTGTTCGCCACAATCAGGGGTTGCTGTTGTCGACAGAAATATATGATTTCATTGATGGCGATTACCTATTGATTTCGTCCCCCTCCATCCTGATTGCGGATAACGAATTGGCCGCAATCCATGTGGATACCCATTCCAGCGGTCGGTTGCAGCTGAGCTTTAAATCTGATTTTTAA